The following proteins are co-located in the Streptococcus anginosus genome:
- a CDS encoding CAP domain-containing protein yields MERKIKKSVVATGLAATTIISGSLSHQVNAEEVKTQSTEPKTSEKITKPVTETDVQSAKLQADAAKVQTDAQQKVVEQVKGDVNTSKDAVADSEKAVANAEAEKKEATPEVIETAKEEVATSEKTVTTEENKVQAAEQSETKAKEAVKNQENVVAGQQSLVDVAQRELDTAKAPVANEEQDLNRAKEEEKQAEKNLAEKQKDLAKVKEEIANLPKEINSATEQVKQSEQKVAENQAAIDQKAAEVARAEQSATNRRNVDLNKATYGEFLQHAKTNGANQAIRNAAAEALATYERAKHEDGITVGSDSTSPATLENNLKAIELVRAINAYRRQAGLKELLIDPYKNPASQVQTLYFRRANWHMGKYFGNENVAINSSVRGAVDYWYKEKALYMAEAAKYGLTTNERDIDSNKIYTTLYKRGQLDFFYKVGHYLQMMDKNFNSISAAYCSDPNPYNNLYEVGFHTVSNERFNNGTLLSADAYEQAIRNFAGTAKAANAQATAAKNQLGVLRAQRTGYVSTLNIQKAKLADLQKLAANRSAALATANAGVITAEAALTKAKQNVVTKEAALKRATAAIASKLAPKQAALAKEQGLLETAKNKLAELKKALITAELNVAKAKDALQASQTKLKEAQDNLEKLQNAPQVLEAAQKALQAAQADYASKVKTLKDEEAKLEISRSIYTKLQENYEQLKSQLPPKAQKETGRKVQNLHLSRTYQPKPLLVRQQNTSQKVLPATGTKADQVAALGLLLGLGTLTSARRRKRNNED; encoded by the coding sequence ATGGAGAGAAAAATTAAAAAATCGGTAGTTGCGACCGGTTTAGCTGCAACCACTATTATTTCAGGCAGTTTATCACATCAAGTAAATGCCGAAGAAGTAAAAACACAATCTACTGAGCCAAAGACATCTGAAAAAATCACCAAACCAGTTACAGAAACAGATGTTCAATCAGCAAAGCTGCAAGCCGATGCTGCAAAGGTTCAAACAGATGCTCAGCAAAAAGTTGTAGAGCAAGTCAAAGGAGATGTAAATACTTCAAAGGACGCGGTGGCAGATAGCGAAAAAGCTGTTGCAAATGCTGAGGCAGAAAAGAAAGAAGCAACTCCAGAAGTTATTGAAACCGCAAAAGAAGAAGTGGCGACATCAGAGAAGACGGTTACAACAGAGGAAAATAAAGTTCAAGCAGCAGAACAGTCTGAAACAAAGGCAAAAGAAGCTGTTAAAAATCAAGAAAATGTTGTTGCAGGGCAACAATCACTTGTTGACGTTGCACAACGCGAATTAGACACAGCTAAAGCTCCAGTTGCCAATGAAGAACAAGATCTTAACCGCGCAAAGGAAGAAGAAAAACAAGCTGAAAAGAATTTGGCAGAAAAGCAAAAAGATCTTGCTAAAGTGAAAGAAGAAATCGCTAATCTTCCTAAAGAAATCAATTCAGCGACTGAGCAAGTCAAGCAAAGTGAGCAAAAAGTTGCAGAAAATCAAGCGGCTATTGATCAAAAAGCCGCTGAAGTAGCCCGTGCTGAACAGTCAGCTACCAATAGAAGAAATGTTGATTTAAACAAGGCAACCTATGGTGAATTTTTGCAACATGCTAAAACAAATGGAGCCAACCAAGCGATTCGTAATGCAGCTGCTGAAGCTCTAGCGACTTATGAAAGAGCTAAACATGAAGACGGTATTACAGTTGGTTCTGATTCAACAAGTCCAGCAACTTTGGAAAATAATTTAAAAGCGATTGAATTGGTTAGGGCAATCAATGCTTACCGTAGACAAGCTGGATTAAAAGAACTGTTGATTGATCCTTACAAAAATCCAGCCAGCCAAGTCCAAACTCTTTATTTTAGAAGAGCAAATTGGCATATGGGCAAATATTTTGGCAATGAAAACGTGGCCATTAATAGCTCTGTAAGAGGAGCGGTTGACTACTGGTATAAAGAAAAAGCCTTATATATGGCTGAGGCAGCTAAGTATGGGCTAACAACAAATGAGCGAGACATTGATTCCAATAAAATTTATACTACTCTTTACAAGCGAGGTCAGCTTGATTTCTTCTACAAAGTTGGTCACTATCTTCAAATGATGGATAAAAACTTTAATTCGATTTCAGCAGCATATTGTAGTGATCCAAATCCATATAATAATTTATATGAAGTTGGTTTCCACACAGTATCTAATGAACGCTTCAATAACGGTACTCTTCTTAGCGCAGATGCTTATGAGCAAGCAATCCGTAATTTTGCTGGTACTGCAAAAGCCGCAAATGCACAAGCAACAGCAGCCAAGAATCAATTAGGTGTGTTGCGAGCTCAAAGAACGGGTTATGTATCTACTTTAAATATCCAAAAGGCAAAATTAGCAGACCTTCAAAAATTAGCTGCGAATCGTTCGGCTGCTCTTGCTACTGCGAATGCTGGAGTGATTACAGCCGAAGCGGCTTTGACAAAAGCGAAACAAAATGTTGTGACAAAAGAAGCAGCTTTGAAGCGTGCAACTGCAGCTATTGCATCCAAGTTGGCGCCAAAACAAGCAGCATTAGCAAAAGAACAAGGATTACTAGAAACCGCTAAAAATAAGTTAGCAGAACTAAAGAAAGCCTTAATTACAGCAGAATTGAATGTTGCTAAAGCAAAAGATGCTTTGCAAGCTAGTCAAACCAAGCTAAAAGAAGCACAAGATAACTTGGAAAAATTACAAAATGCACCACAAGTACTTGAAGCAGCTCAAAAGGCTCTTCAAGCTGCACAAGCTGACTATGCCTCTAAGGTTAAAACGTTAAAAGATGAAGAAGCAAAACTAGAGATTTCTCGTTCAATTTATACCAAGTTACAAGAAAACTATGAGCAATTGAAAAGTCAACTTCCTCCGAAGGCTCAAAAAGAAACAGGTAGAAAAGTACAAAACTTACACTTATCCAGAACTTACCAACCAAAACCATTGTTAGTTAGACAACAAAATACTAGTCAAAAAGTTCTGCCTGCTACAGGTACTAAAGCAGATCAGGTTGCTGCATTAGGATTGCTACTTGGTTTAGGAACTCTAACTAGTGCTCGCCGTCGTAAAAGAAATAACGAAGATTAA
- a CDS encoding ATP cone domain-containing protein yields the protein MQVIKRNGEVTDFNPDKIYQAILKAAQTVYVLTDDLRQNLALVTKKVVLDLEEAGVERATISMIQSMVENRLLGAGYITIAEHYISYRLQRDLDRNGYGDHIAVHLHFEQIR from the coding sequence ATGCAAGTTATCAAACGTAATGGAGAAGTTACTGATTTTAATCCAGATAAAATTTATCAAGCTATTTTGAAAGCAGCACAAACGGTTTATGTCTTGACAGACGATTTACGTCAAAATTTAGCGCTTGTGACTAAAAAAGTAGTGTTAGATCTGGAGGAAGCTGGTGTTGAACGAGCTACTATCAGTATGATCCAATCTATGGTAGAAAATCGCCTGCTAGGTGCTGGTTATATCACTATTGCCGAACATTATATTTCCTACCGCTTGCAACGTGATTTAGACCGGAACGGTTATGGCGATCATATCGCAGTCCATTTGCATTTTGAACAAATTCGATAA
- the rpsU gene encoding 30S ribosomal protein S21, protein MSKTVVRKNESLDDALRRFKRAVTKAGTLQETRKREFYEKPSVKRKRKSEAARKRKKF, encoded by the coding sequence ATGTCAAAAACAGTAGTACGTAAAAATGAATCCCTTGACGATGCTCTTCGTCGTTTTAAACGTGCGGTTACTAAAGCTGGTACTCTTCAAGAAACACGCAAACGTGAATTCTATGAAAAACCTTCTGTAAAACGGAAACGTAAATCAGAAGCAGCTCGTAAACGTAAAAAATTCTAA
- the mscL gene encoding large conductance mechanosensitive channel protein MscL encodes MLKDLKEFLLRGNVIDLAVGVIIANAFGAIVTSLIGDVITPLFLNPALKAAGVEQIASLKWNGIAYGSFLSAVINFLVIGTVLFFIVKSVEKAQSLTKKEEDTAEEAAGPTELEVLQEIKALLESK; translated from the coding sequence ATGTTAAAGGACCTTAAAGAGTTTTTGCTTCGCGGCAATGTAATTGATTTGGCAGTCGGTGTTATCATTGCCAATGCTTTTGGAGCTATTGTGACTTCGCTTATTGGAGATGTTATTACTCCACTCTTTCTCAATCCAGCTTTAAAAGCTGCTGGTGTAGAACAAATTGCTAGTTTAAAATGGAATGGAATTGCATACGGCAGTTTCTTAAGTGCTGTTATCAATTTCCTCGTCATCGGAACAGTTCTCTTCTTCATCGTCAAGTCTGTTGAAAAAGCGCAAAGTCTTACTAAAAAAGAAGAAGACACTGCTGAAGAAGCTGCAGGACCAACTGAATTAGAAGTTCTTCAAGAAATCAAAGCATTGCTCGAAAGCAAATAA
- the dnaG gene encoding DNA primase, translating into MIDKEIISDIKNSVNIVEIIGEVVALTKAGRNYLGLCPFHGEKTPSFNVVEEKQFYHCFGCGKSGDVFKFIEDYRGVSFMDAVQIVADRAGIPLEIEHSRKEQSTHTHPHQALYDIHAEAARFYHAVLMTTKIGEEARSYLYERGLTDEVIKHFQIGLAPNENNYLYKSVSGKFDEQVIMNSGLFNLADNNLVYDAFQNRIMFPLTNDTGQVIAFSGRIWQASDIEQKVAKYKNSRGTPIFNKSYELYHLDKAKPTIKKSHEIYLMEGFMDVIAAYRAGIENAVASMGTALTHEHVEHLRKFAKKIILTYDGDKAGQAATAKALNELHNLSVEIVRIPDNMDPDEFIKKNSADELQNLLTKTRISDIEFLLNYLKPDNIENLQAQIEFVEQMSPLIAQVQSITAQNSYIYMLAELLPDFDYQQVEQAVNNHRLVNRREQQQQSHQQVSRLDIPVTQQVSRLIKAESHLLQRMIDNPVILNDYRLRKDFHFATVELQTLYDILKTNGEVTPQDLSEQNDSVQQAWYRVLEENLPEEVSEQELIEVEQTRDKELLRKENQLIGKKVREASHSGDADTALEELERFIAQKRRME; encoded by the coding sequence TTGATTGATAAAGAAATCATTTCTGATATTAAAAATAGCGTCAATATCGTCGAAATCATAGGAGAAGTCGTTGCTCTAACAAAGGCCGGAAGGAATTATCTGGGGCTTTGTCCTTTTCATGGGGAAAAAACTCCATCATTCAATGTAGTAGAAGAAAAACAATTTTATCACTGTTTTGGCTGTGGAAAGTCAGGTGATGTCTTTAAATTTATTGAAGATTATCGTGGTGTTTCTTTTATGGACGCTGTACAAATTGTTGCAGATCGTGCAGGGATTCCATTAGAAATAGAGCATAGTAGAAAAGAGCAGTCAACACATACACATCCTCATCAAGCACTTTATGACATTCATGCGGAAGCTGCAAGGTTTTACCATGCAGTATTGATGACAACAAAGATAGGAGAAGAAGCACGTTCTTATCTTTATGAACGTGGCTTAACAGATGAGGTTATCAAGCATTTTCAAATTGGTTTAGCGCCCAATGAAAATAATTATCTTTATAAAAGTGTTAGTGGGAAATTTGACGAGCAAGTCATTATGAATTCTGGTTTGTTCAACTTAGCTGATAACAATTTGGTTTATGACGCTTTTCAAAATCGGATTATGTTTCCATTGACAAATGATACTGGGCAAGTCATTGCTTTTTCAGGTCGTATTTGGCAAGCAAGCGATATAGAGCAGAAAGTTGCTAAGTATAAGAATAGCCGAGGTACACCGATTTTCAATAAAAGTTATGAGTTGTATCATCTGGACAAAGCCAAACCGACTATTAAGAAAAGTCACGAAATTTACTTAATGGAAGGCTTTATGGATGTTATAGCCGCTTATCGTGCTGGAATTGAAAATGCTGTAGCGTCTATGGGAACAGCATTGACGCATGAGCATGTGGAGCATCTTCGTAAGTTCGCAAAGAAAATTATTTTAACGTACGATGGTGACAAAGCAGGACAAGCAGCGACAGCAAAAGCTCTGAATGAATTGCATAATTTATCAGTTGAAATTGTCAGGATTCCTGATAATATGGATCCGGATGAATTTATCAAAAAAAATTCTGCTGATGAGTTACAAAATTTACTGACTAAAACACGAATTAGTGATATAGAGTTTCTTTTGAACTATCTGAAGCCAGATAATATCGAAAACTTGCAAGCTCAAATTGAATTTGTTGAACAAATGTCTCCGCTGATTGCACAGGTTCAATCAATCACTGCACAAAATTCCTATATTTATATGTTAGCTGAATTGTTACCTGATTTTGACTACCAGCAGGTAGAGCAAGCTGTTAATAATCATCGTTTAGTAAATAGAAGAGAGCAACAACAGCAATCGCATCAACAGGTGTCAAGACTTGACATTCCGGTAACACAGCAAGTATCACGGCTAATTAAGGCAGAGAGTCATCTTCTGCAGCGGATGATTGATAATCCTGTAATTTTAAATGATTATCGTTTGAGGAAAGATTTTCATTTCGCAACAGTAGAATTGCAGACTTTGTACGATATTTTAAAAACAAATGGCGAGGTAACGCCACAAGATTTGTCTGAGCAAAATGATTCGGTACAGCAAGCTTGGTATCGGGTCTTAGAAGAAAATCTACCAGAGGAAGTTTCTGAGCAGGAACTGATTGAAGTGGAGCAAACGCGAGATAAGGAATTGCTTCGCAAAGAAAATCAATTGATTGGTAAAAAAGTCCGTGAAGCATCTCATAGTGGGGATGCAGATACGGCATTAGAAGAGCTAGAGCGATTTATTGCTCAAAAAAGGAGAATGGAGTAA
- the rpoD gene encoding RNA polymerase sigma factor RpoD, with protein sequence MATKQKEVTTFDVQVAEFIRNHKKTGTATDDEINDQLVIPFTLNADGIEDLLQRIQDAGIAITDKEGNPSERVLNTEEEEAELTDEELLGSNSAKVNDPVRMYLKEIGVVPLLTNEEEQELAVLVEQGDLEAKQRLAEANLRLVVSIAKRYVGRGMQFLDLIQEGNMGLMKAVDKFDYTKGFKFSTYATWWIRQAITRAIADQARTIRIPVHMVETINKLVREQRNLLQELGQDPTPEQIAERMDMTPDKVREILKIAQEPVSLETPIGEEDDSHLGDFIEDEVIENPVDYTTRIVLREQLDEVLDTLTDREENVLRLRFGLDDGKMRTLEDVGKVFNVTRERIRQIEAKALRKLRHPSRSKPLRDFIED encoded by the coding sequence ATGGCTACAAAACAAAAAGAAGTAACAACTTTTGATGTTCAAGTTGCAGAATTTATTCGCAACCATAAAAAAACTGGTACAGCAACCGATGATGAGATCAATGATCAATTAGTTATTCCATTTACTTTAAATGCTGATGGTATTGAGGATCTTCTTCAACGAATTCAGGACGCAGGGATTGCTATTACGGATAAAGAGGGCAACCCAAGTGAACGGGTTTTAAATACAGAGGAAGAAGAAGCTGAATTAACAGATGAGGAGTTGCTTGGTAGCAATTCTGCTAAAGTGAACGACCCTGTCCGTATGTATTTAAAGGAAATTGGTGTTGTTCCGTTATTGACCAATGAAGAAGAGCAAGAATTAGCTGTTCTTGTGGAGCAAGGCGACTTAGAAGCGAAACAACGTTTGGCAGAAGCTAATTTGCGGTTGGTTGTCTCTATTGCTAAGCGCTATGTTGGACGCGGCATGCAGTTTCTTGACTTGATTCAAGAAGGCAATATGGGATTGATGAAAGCCGTTGACAAGTTTGACTATACCAAAGGTTTCAAATTTTCGACCTATGCCACTTGGTGGATTCGTCAAGCGATTACTCGTGCGATTGCTGACCAAGCGCGTACGATTCGGATTCCGGTTCACATGGTTGAGACAATCAATAAATTAGTGCGGGAGCAACGAAATCTTTTGCAAGAATTGGGACAAGATCCAACGCCAGAGCAAATTGCGGAGCGCATGGATATGACACCGGATAAAGTCCGTGAAATTTTGAAGATTGCGCAAGAACCGGTCTCTCTTGAAACTCCAATTGGAGAAGAAGATGATAGTCATCTTGGCGATTTCATTGAGGATGAAGTGATTGAAAATCCAGTTGATTACACAACACGTATTGTCCTACGTGAGCAATTAGACGAGGTTCTTGATACATTAACAGACCGTGAAGAAAATGTACTACGTTTGCGTTTCGGTCTAGATGATGGTAAAATGCGTACGCTGGAAGATGTTGGAAAAGTCTTTAACGTGACTCGTGAACGGATTCGACAAATTGAGGCCAAAGCCCTACGCAAATTGCGTCATCCAAGTCGCAGCAAGCCACTTCGCGATTTTATTGAGGACTAG
- a CDS encoding metal-sulfur cluster assembly factor, whose protein sequence is MAYTNEQIDDIKNRILESLEQVIDPELGIDIVNLGLIYEIRFNGENGETQIDMTLTTMGCPLADLLTDQIHDAMSDVPEVSKVEVRLVWYPAWTVDKMSRYARIALGIK, encoded by the coding sequence ATGGCATACACAAACGAACAAATTGATGATATTAAAAATCGTATCTTGGAAAGTTTGGAACAAGTTATTGACCCTGAATTAGGAATTGATATTGTAAATCTTGGTTTGATTTATGAAATTCGGTTCAATGGTGAAAATGGTGAGACGCAGATTGATATGACCTTAACAACAATGGGCTGTCCACTGGCTGACTTATTAACTGATCAGATTCATGATGCGATGTCAGATGTACCTGAAGTGAGCAAAGTAGAAGTGAGGCTGGTGTGGTATCCAGCATGGACTGTGGATAAAATGAGTCGCTACGCACGCATCGCCCTAGGGATTAAATAA
- the brnQ gene encoding branched-chain amino acid transport system II carrier protein, translating into MIKKGALTGLLLFGIFFGAGNLIFPPTLGALSGEHFWSAIAGFVLSGVGIAILTLIIGTLNPKGYVYEISKKISPWFATSYLVVLYLAIGPFFAIPRTATTSYEVGIAPLLSSNMTGLGLIIFTILYFVAAYLISLNPSKILDRIGRILTPVFAILIVILVILGAIKYGAAAPQDASTEYAKAAFGTGFLEGYNTLDALASVAFSVIAVQTLNQLGFANKKEYISTIWIVGIVVALGFSALYIGLGFLGNHFPIPTDVMASDANKGVYVLSQATQAIFGPTAQIFLAAMVTVTCFTTTVGLIVSTSEFFNKTFPKISYKTFATVFTLIGFAIANLGLGAIIQYSVPVLQILYPITIAIVMIVIVNKFVALSKIGMQLTVAVVTIIAFANIIGSQFKLTSVSNLINALPFAQASIPWLVPTIVGIVLSLFLPNKQKSDTFEME; encoded by the coding sequence ATGATTAAAAAAGGAGCACTGACAGGATTACTATTGTTTGGAATATTTTTCGGCGCAGGAAATTTAATTTTTCCGCCAACTTTAGGAGCTTTGTCTGGCGAACACTTCTGGTCAGCGATTGCAGGATTTGTGCTTTCAGGAGTTGGAATTGCTATTTTAACATTGATTATCGGTACTTTAAATCCCAAAGGCTATGTTTACGAAATTTCTAAAAAGATTTCTCCTTGGTTTGCGACCAGTTACTTGGTGGTTCTGTATCTAGCGATTGGTCCATTTTTTGCCATTCCTCGGACGGCAACGACTTCTTATGAAGTTGGGATTGCACCATTGCTTTCGAGTAATATGACTGGATTAGGACTTATTATTTTTACAATCTTGTATTTTGTGGCTGCTTACTTGATTTCATTAAATCCTTCCAAAATTTTGGATCGGATTGGTCGGATTTTGACTCCTGTGTTTGCCATTTTGATTGTCATTCTAGTCATTTTAGGGGCGATAAAATATGGAGCAGCTGCACCGCAAGATGCTAGCACGGAATACGCAAAAGCAGCTTTTGGGACTGGCTTTCTTGAAGGATATAATACGCTTGATGCACTTGCCTCTGTTGCTTTTAGCGTTATCGCTGTGCAAACATTGAACCAACTCGGCTTTGCTAATAAAAAAGAATATATCTCAACGATTTGGATTGTTGGAATTGTTGTTGCATTGGGATTTAGTGCGCTTTATATTGGATTAGGATTTCTTGGAAATCATTTCCCAATTCCGACTGATGTAATGGCGTCTGATGCCAATAAAGGAGTTTATGTCTTATCTCAAGCTACACAAGCTATTTTTGGTCCGACAGCACAGATTTTCCTTGCAGCCATGGTAACAGTGACCTGCTTCACAACTACGGTTGGTTTGATTGTTTCAACATCAGAATTTTTCAATAAAACCTTTCCTAAAATCAGCTATAAAACTTTTGCAACAGTCTTTACCTTGATTGGATTTGCAATTGCAAATCTTGGTTTGGGAGCGATTATTCAGTATTCAGTTCCTGTCTTGCAAATTTTGTACCCGATTACCATTGCGATTGTAATGATTGTGATTGTCAATAAGTTTGTTGCCTTATCTAAGATTGGAATGCAGCTAACAGTCGCAGTTGTAACAATTATTGCCTTTGCGAATATTATTGGCTCGCAATTTAAATTGACTAGTGTGAGTAATTTAATCAATGCTTTGCCATTTGCGCAAGCTTCAATCCCTTGGCTGGTACCGACGATTGTTGGGATTGTGTTGTCTTTGTTTTTGCCAAATAAACAAAAAAGTGACACATTTGAAATGGAATGA
- the ccdA2 gene encoding thiol-disulfide oxidoreductase-associated membrane protein CcdA2, producing the protein MISIVFLISVFLAGILSFFSPCILPLLPVYVGILLDTDEPRTIIIFGKKIAWYGIIKTLCFIAGLSVVFLILGYGAGFLGKVLYTEWFRYVLGAIVIFLGVHQMELINFKLLQRQKSVQLKKDKNRNDFYNAFLLGVTFSFGWTPCVGPVLSSVLAIAASGGNGAVQGGFLMLVYTLGLAIPFLILALASSIVLRHFGKIKPYMGLLKKIGGLLIILMGILLMLGNLNVLASIFGG; encoded by the coding sequence ATGATATCTATTGTGTTTTTGATTTCTGTATTTCTAGCGGGAATTTTATCATTTTTCTCGCCTTGTATATTGCCATTGCTTCCTGTATATGTTGGTATTTTATTGGATACAGATGAACCAAGAACAATCATTATTTTTGGAAAGAAGATTGCTTGGTATGGAATTATAAAAACACTATGTTTCATTGCAGGATTATCCGTAGTCTTTTTAATTCTTGGATATGGCGCTGGCTTTTTGGGAAAAGTTCTCTATACAGAGTGGTTCCGCTATGTATTAGGAGCAATTGTTATTTTTCTCGGTGTTCATCAAATGGAACTGATCAATTTTAAGCTACTACAACGACAGAAAAGTGTTCAATTAAAAAAAGATAAAAATAGAAATGATTTTTACAATGCTTTCTTGCTAGGTGTGACCTTTAGCTTTGGTTGGACACCTTGTGTAGGTCCTGTTTTGAGTTCTGTTCTCGCAATTGCAGCTTCTGGTGGTAATGGAGCAGTACAAGGTGGCTTCCTCATGTTAGTTTATACCCTTGGTCTTGCTATTCCATTTCTCATTTTGGCGCTTGCCTCTTCTATTGTTTTACGCCATTTTGGGAAAATAAAACCTTATATGGGACTACTAAAGAAAATTGGCGGGTTACTTATCATCTTGATGGGAATTTTACTTATGCTGGGAAATCTTAATGTTCTAGCTTCAATATTTGGTGGATAA
- the msrB gene encoding peptide-methionine (R)-S-oxide reductase MsrB produces MDHKMKWLLFGGAVLLVLGLFVLGSRMMPTLKNQSAINQIKEAAVSQAEPVKQKKADLKNANLKHIYLAGGCFWGVEEYFSRVDGVVDAVSGYANGTSETTKYELISQTKHAETVHVTYDANKISLREILLHYFRIIDPTSKNKQGNDRGVQYRTGVYYKDQADVETINKVFDEQKEKFKEPLAVEKQPLKHFIKAEEYHQDYLKKNPNGYCHINVKQASYPVIDASKYKKPSDAEIKKKLSDEEYAVTQKNDTERAFSNRYWDKFDAGIYVDVVTGEPLFSSKDKFESGCGWPSFTRPISPDVATYKEDHSFNMTRTEVRSRIGNSHLGHVFTDGPKDKGGLCYCINSLAIHFIPKDQMESKGYGYLLNYV; encoded by the coding sequence ATGGATCATAAAATGAAATGGTTATTATTTGGTGGAGCAGTCCTGCTGGTTTTAGGTTTATTTGTGCTAGGAAGTCGCATGATGCCAACCCTTAAAAATCAATCTGCTATTAATCAGATTAAAGAAGCAGCTGTTAGCCAGGCTGAACCGGTCAAGCAAAAGAAAGCGGACCTGAAAAATGCAAATTTAAAGCATATCTATTTGGCAGGAGGTTGTTTCTGGGGTGTAGAAGAATATTTTTCGCGTGTAGATGGAGTGGTTGACGCAGTCTCTGGTTATGCTAATGGCACTAGCGAAACCACGAAATACGAACTAATCTCGCAGACAAAACATGCAGAAACGGTTCATGTAACCTATGATGCCAATAAAATCTCTTTAAGAGAAATCTTGCTACATTACTTTAGAATTATCGATCCAACCAGCAAAAATAAGCAAGGCAATGATCGTGGAGTGCAATATCGTACAGGCGTGTATTATAAAGATCAGGCTGATGTAGAAACGATTAACAAAGTCTTTGACGAGCAGAAAGAAAAATTTAAAGAGCCGTTGGCGGTCGAAAAACAACCATTAAAACATTTTATTAAGGCTGAAGAGTACCACCAAGATTATTTAAAGAAAAATCCAAATGGCTATTGCCATATCAATGTTAAGCAGGCTTCTTATCCAGTTATTGATGCTTCCAAATATAAAAAGCCTAGTGATGCAGAGATTAAAAAGAAACTATCCGATGAAGAATATGCTGTAACACAAAAAAATGATACTGAGCGTGCTTTTTCTAATCGCTATTGGGATAAGTTTGATGCAGGTATTTATGTAGATGTTGTAACAGGTGAGCCACTTTTCTCTTCCAAAGATAAATTTGAGTCTGGTTGTGGCTGGCCTAGCTTCACCCGTCCAATCAGCCCAGATGTCGCAACTTATAAGGAAGATCATAGTTTTAATATGACACGGACGGAAGTTAGAAGCCGTATTGGAAATTCTCATCTAGGGCATGTCTTTACGGACGGACCAAAAGATAAGGGCGGACTTTGCTACTGTATCAACAGTTTAGCCATTCATTTCATTCCGAAAGACCAAATGGAAAGTAAAGGCTACGGTTATTTATTAAACTATGTGTAA
- a CDS encoding response regulator transcription factor — MYSIMIVEDEYLVRQGISSLVDFETFDMEVMGEAENGLDAWEKIQLAQPDIVLTDINMPHINGIKLAQLVKEQYPSVHIIFLTGYDDFDYALSAVKLGADDYLLKPFSREDVETMLFKVKEKLDKERKQQQVHELVEQAEFSDLEQAIHDRLTDTELSLKSLAFQLGFSPSYLSVLIKKELGLPFQDYLIQERMKKAKLLLLTTDLKVYEIAEQVGFEDMNYFSQRFKQVVGVTPRQFKRGEGQ, encoded by the coding sequence GTGTATTCAATTATGATTGTAGAAGATGAATACCTTGTTCGGCAAGGTATTTCGTCTTTAGTAGATTTTGAAACATTTGATATGGAAGTCATGGGCGAGGCTGAAAATGGCTTGGATGCTTGGGAAAAGATACAGCTTGCACAGCCTGATATTGTCTTGACAGACATCAATATGCCACATATAAACGGGATTAAACTAGCTCAATTAGTCAAAGAACAATATCCTTCTGTTCATATTATCTTTTTAACGGGCTATGATGACTTCGATTACGCTTTATCAGCAGTAAAATTAGGTGCTGACGATTATTTACTAAAGCCGTTTTCGCGGGAAGATGTGGAAACGATGTTGTTTAAAGTCAAAGAAAAATTGGACAAGGAGCGAAAGCAGCAGCAAGTTCATGAACTGGTTGAGCAAGCAGAATTTTCTGATTTAGAACAAGCAATTCATGATCGTTTAACCGATACAGAATTATCTCTTAAATCACTCGCTTTTCAACTAGGGTTTAGTCCGTCTTATTTGAGTGTTCTCATCAAAAAAGAGCTGGGCTTGCCATTTCAGGATTACTTAATTCAAGAACGGATGAAGAAAGCAAAATTACTGCTTTTGACAACTGACTTAAAGGTTTATGAAATTGCAGAGCAGGTAGGCTTTGAAGATATGAACTATTTTTCTCAACGCTTCAAACAAGTCGTTGGAGTGACACCGCGGCAATTTAAACGAGGAGAAGGGCAATGA